In Lolium rigidum isolate FL_2022 chromosome 7, APGP_CSIRO_Lrig_0.1, whole genome shotgun sequence, the DNA window GACTTTTGTAGATTCACTCGATTTAGTTTGTATATAATCTATTTTTAGTATATATGTTCACTCATTTTGGTTTGTATCCAGTCCATTTTAAAATATCTATAGCGTCTTATATTATTGAAGACAGGGAGTAGTTGAAATTTCGAACATAACACTTGTATCATCAATATGAACTTATGATGTAAGATGCGACTTGTTCATAGGTGTATATTGCAAATCAGGGAGAAATTTAGCTTTGCTAGGAATACCAAATCAATCACAATATTTCAAGCCCTGGCCAAAGCTGAAAATAGCAGAAGTATATATTGAGCTTGCTCGTTGAAACAAATTATTTCAGCAGGTTACAAATGTAGACAATAAAGTTGGCGCTGAGCCGCTGTCAACAATACTGAAGAATGCTACATGATATACATAAGCCCATCCGTCACATAAACCAGGGATGCCATTACAGTTTGCTGGGTGGTACACCAATACCAGAGGCCCTAACCTTCTGCTCGACCACCTTTGAGAGattcttcacttcctccttggGAACGTGGCGAGGATGACTTAACCAGAGACCTCCATCAACAACCAGTGTAGTCCCATTTACATATTTGCCTGCAAAACAGAttgttgattacatcaaatggatAACTCTCAGACAAATGTCAGCCCTTAATTTACCGCCTTAAATGTTTTTACAGTATGTGGCAAATTCTGGGGATAAGAGTGTCAGGAAGATTTTTTTTACTGAGCCAAAATAGCTAAGATCGATAGAAGGGCTCATTAAATTTAGAACCCTAGCGATACCAATATCTTCCAAATGATCTCCAGGTAAGCAGATGGTCAGCTTACTGAACTTGTACAGTTGAAAGAACTTCTGGCTATTTGGTTACAGGAAAACTGAAGAACACAACTGAcctgcatcagaagaaagatagAGCgcggccattgctatgtcacgtgTCTCCCCCAACTTAAATAAAGGCATTGTTTCCCTTGATCCCTTGGCCATTTCATCAGGTGCAAGCTTCCTTAGTCCTGGAGTGCCTCCGATTGGTCCCGGAGCGATACCATTGACCCTGATGTCATAATCTGTTCCCCATTCAAGAGCCAGGGATCTTGTGATACTATCAACACCTGCCTATACAAGATGATCCAGTTAGGAAAAGTCTACCTGTTTCAATCCTTTTCTGAAAGTGGACCAGACATGATATACATACCTTAGCAGCGGAGACATGAATTTGGTACCAAGACGCGGTGTAATGCAATGTCGCACTTATGTTAATGATGAGGCCCCCAGTGGAGGGCCCTTTCCCAGGCCCACCTTTTTTGAGATACTTGAGGGCTTCATAGCTCATTGTGTATGTGCCCACAGTGTCAATGTCAAGAACTGCAGAGAGAAAATTCAGTCAGTACTAAACTCTCGGGACGAAAAATATTGAGCACTTGATTGCTTGTTACATTTAAGGGACAAGTCATCTGAGAAAAAAATGCTTGAGCTTGCAGCCTAGCACAATTGCACAACATTACTTGTAATTCACACTGCATGCAAGAACTATTTTCAAATGGCATGCAGGAAAATTCACACCATTGGACCAAACAGCAACTCTCTAGCAAACCAAGATGATGTGGTTTAGTGGAGCACCTGTTCGAAACCCCTTGGGAGTCAAATCCTCTGGGGATGCAAGGAAGTTGCCGGCTGCACCATTGACAAGAATGTCGAGCCTGCCGAAATGCTCAACGGTCGACGCAAGCACCCTCGCTGCATCCTCCTGCTTGCGGACATCTCCCTGGAATCCAACAGCCTGCACGCCACAACAAGCTTGCATCACTGTACAACAACACTACATTACCCCCAAAACACAAGCGGATACTTCACTCTATCATGTTGAGCAACATATTCCTTTATGAATTTGGTTTCACCTTTTAAGCAATAAAGCGCACATTATCGAAGAAAAAAAAGAATTTGGTTCCACAATTCAAGGACACATGGAGTAGAGAGCATGGTATGCCGAGAAACCCGATCAGTAATTCAGTATAGCATGGACTCGTCATTCTAGACAATAATAAGGTGATTCCATTTCGTACAGGCATTACTATAACGGAGGCGGCTCACCGGGTGCAGGCTTCCCTGACAAAACTCGATGGCTGTCGAATCCAATGAACCAAGCAACAAGATTGCACACAAATCGCAACGAGTTCTCTTCTTATTCGCTAAATCTGATATACTATTAAGTAGTGCCAAATCATCATTCCGACCTAACGACAGGACCAGAGAACACcagattttatcattttattaAGCACACAAGGTCAAACGTCGAACAGTGGTAGGTAGGGATACAGCGGAAGGAGGAGGAGATGAATTGCGCGCACGCACCCGTAGGCCCTCGGCGCGGAGGGCGGCGACGGCCTTGTCGAGGACCTCGCGGCGGCGGCCCATGATGGCGACGCTGGCGCCGTGGCGGGCGAGCTGGGCGGCGATCTCGTAGCagatgccggagccgccgccggtgACCAGCGCCGCCTTGCCCCTGACCACGTCCGGCCGGAACGGCGAGTCCGTCGCCATCGCCTCCTCTCAGTCGCTCCGGCGTAGTACAAGAGGCGTGGAAAGAAGATGCGTGTCGCTGAGCTGCCCGCTGCCGGCTTTGTTCGGTGTTTGGCCTTTTGTCCCTACTGTCATTCATGCGTGGCTGTGGTTTTGGTTGAGGATTTGACTGCTTCCCAACCTCCACAACTTCCgtatttaatttttttgcatAGGAAGTTGGTACCGTTTGTATTGGCACATCTTTGTTTGAAATTTTGGATCTTCTTTTTAAAAAACCAGACGGGAGAGACAGAGCAGATACTCCACAAGTCTCGGTGAGGGAATATACGCATATCTTTGCTGACTTCGCAGCCGGAGATCGAAGAGCAGAAAGCTGATATGATAAACAATCTGCCCTGCATCGACCTAGTAAACAAACCCCTAGCCGCCTGCAAGACAAAGGAGCTCATTCGTCGATGATTGCCTGGACGGCACCTGGAGAGATGGAGACAGGAAACGGATTAACCTTTTCAGGAAGCTTCTTACATGTCAAGTTCAAGACTGTGTTTGGTAATCTTCGAATGCCAACCTTGGTGGGGAAGAAATGTCAGTAATATGAAGCTTGAAGGAGTTATGCCCCATAGGCAATAATAAGAGTTACTTATAATCTATAAATTCATGTTTATTATTAAGTTAATCCTTTATGGTTTAACTCATGTGTTTCTCGCATATGAGATTCGAAGAAAAACTCACAAACACGTGTAGAGAGATAAACAAGAAAGGAAAACTCCTAGTATTGCATATAAATATGACTAGCTCATTTATTGTTATATGGTTAAGTTATTCTGACCATGAACATTGTTAATATAACATGGATGCTAAAAATAACTAGGAagcaatggcgcggcggcacgccgcgcctgtGCTGTGAATCTGTTGACGTAAATTCTATCGGTATCCATGGAAACCATTTTAAATACAATCGCAACAAAATGTAATAATTTTTGGTAATTTCGGTACACCCCAGGATAATTACTTTTTGTAAATTTTCAAATATATCATTGGTACACATGAatttaaaaaatcaaaatatTTTCATTTTGCATGTTTGGATGAATTTTGAGAGATAATTTTGGTCCATTGGCCGAATAGTCAACCGAAATCACTGAAATTGAAATGTTTCCGAAACTGAAATTGAAAACCATGGTGCTATTCTCTTTTCAATCTTAATTTGGTTTTTGAAATGCTGATGTGAGTTTTATTTGGATAAAGAATATGGGTGACAATTCACGTTTGGATGCTTGTATGAGCTGTTAAGAAACAAAATGTCTCTTTTTCAAAGGATGTATAATCTGATTGCTGCGATCAGAATATCGTATGTAAATTAGTAGTGGCATGGATTTGCCCTTTCGTGTTGATGATGATGACTATCTTAGCTTTAGGCTTCGCGAACTTGTCAGTACAAAGGGCCTAAGTGGCTGCTAAGAAGTGATTTAAGTACGGAGTAGACAGTATGGGAGGCAACAGTGAGGAAGCCTATCTCTAGCATATGTACCGTCTCCTTCCTCTGCTCCATCCCCAAATCGGACCGactcgccctcctcctccccgcaTCGGCGCTGCTGCCCCGCCTCCCCACTCCGCGTCCAACCCAGCCTCAGGCAGCTGGGCAGCCTAGTCCCTCCCTTCCATCCCCGCCCTTCTCCTCACCCGCTGTCCACTGGCAGAGCTCCATGCTCGTCAGAGCTCACCCGGCCACCAACTCCGGAAGCAGTACCGAGTTGAGCATGTTGTCCCTTGCGCGGCTGCGCCATGGATCAGCCGGTGGATGACCAGGTCGGCGAGCAGCGGCTGCATGTCCGCGTCGAGGAGGGTCAGCCGCGGGTCCACCGCAATTTCACCACCGAGGAGCTAGTGGTCCTCCTTTTCGCAGCAGGAGCTGACCAGCCCGCAGCTCCCCGCCGACAACGCGACCTGCATCGAGGTCGGCTACGCCGCGCAGCAGCTGCTCTAGTGGGACGACCTCACTGGTTGGTCCTCGTTGCCACGGCGACCTTGCCGCCGCAGTCTTGTCCTGATCCTCAGGCCTAACTGGCGGAAAGACCGGGATGCGAGGTCCTCGTTGCCACATCCCGCATTGGCCATCGTGTGGGTCGAGCTTCTCCATTGCATGGACATGAAGAGGGTGATGCACGGAGGCCGCGCTCGGTGGTTTTCATGGGGGCAGCAGGGGTCGTGGCGAAGCGGGCGGGGCGGGCCCTTGCCGAGGTGACGGCACAGGCCGCCTTGAATCCATGCACGACCGCGGGATGGATGGATCCGGCGGCGAGGAGTGTTATACTGCCTATATACTGGAGCAAGTGCGGCTAGAATTCACAGAAACCGGTATGTTATTTTGCCTTTATATACAGTAGTTATTGTGACTAATATATGTAGCTATGACTGCATAATATCATAAGTGTTTTGTTGATGTTCACTGCTGCCAGCAGGAAAACATAATGCACAGATTAGAACTGAAACCATCACATTAAGAAAACGGAAAACACCCTGAGACTTTCAGTTTGCTAACTCTGGCAACTGGTGTTCAGCTATGTTGATATCACTTCCCCCTATACTATCCGTAAATCTGAATGCTATGCTTAGGTAAGCTAGGTGCTAATATTTGTACTGTGCCTAAATATTATTATGATATGGTTGGATTACCAAATATGGTCATGTGTACCTCATCTAGTAAGAAGGCTTTAGCAAAAATAGATGTGTCTCCTATTTATGTACATATACCTCTATACACATGGATCCATGACTACTGTCTTACAACTTGATCTGTGaggtacatatattaaatatagcAGACCATTGGATAATATATAGAAATATCAATCGATAAGCTTATGTACAAATAGATTATGAAAAGGTCACGAGCTTTAGGCAAGTATTGTAAAACCATGGACTGAAGACACGTTTCTTCACCAAGATAAATATCATCATAAGCAGAGCAAACTTTACAGACATGGTAGACAACTGTGACGCGGATCTTCTGAGGCGTTAGAAAATAATATGAAGAAGATGAAATAGAAGAGAAAGTCTCTGATATATTCATTGACTGCAACTATATACAACAACACACAGATACAACAGAACATTATAAAGTGGCAGTTTCGAGCACACTAACTCAAAAGGTACAGAGATAACAGGGAGCTTGATACATAGTTCTTTTATCTAAATAGAGCCTACTGTATTTGCGATTGAATGATCTCTCCGGATAGCAGAGTTCTTTGAAGGAGAAGTAAAATTGGTAGCTTGCATACCAATCAATTTAGGAAAATGATCACCAGTAGGAGGACCGCCACCAGCATGAACTGCCACTCCATCGGACCCAGCACGGCCACTTCCTGCCAATCGGCGGAACAAAATTTAGAAGCTTGTAAATTTAATACCCAAGAAGTGGTAGCAAAGTATGACGTTAAGACCAATATCATCTAATATTTTCCTCTACTGAACCGATTCATTGCATATTTGATATGGTGGGAACACTTGTGTCGAAGGAAGATCAATAGCAAGTTTCCTGCAGTATAATAAAAGGAAAACATTTTGAGAAGGGTAAATGTTGAAGTGTATTCATAGAGTTGTTTCAGTGAATAGGGTCCAGCTGTGAAGACATATTATGCAGCTGTGAAGCAATGGACATAGGACATCACCAATACCTTCGTGACACCTTGTTCTATAAATTACCATGAAAGATTAGCTGTGCAGCAATGGATGTAAAACACCAACAACACCTTTGCAACACCTAGTATGAAAATAATTGCAATCACTATGCTCTTTGAAAGTTGAGTAACAAAGAATCATCAAAATTATAGGAATTCATAAACTGAAAAATCGAACTGAAAATCATATGCCGACATAACCTAatcttttttcttgtttttaagGTCCTGATATAAGGACAACATATCGTTCTATGAGATGCAAAATTGGAAGGCAAGTAAAAGTTAGAAATAACAAAGTATGTTTTGAGATAGTGATTTGTAACAACAGTCCAAATCATACTCTGTAGCCCTCTATGTAGAACATCAGTAATACCTTGCAATACCTAGAGGGAACATGCTTGCGTTTACCGCTTAACAAAGGTTGTTTACTATCAGTACGCATGCAGTTTCATAACAGCATGCTGAAGTATTGCTACCTATACGAAAAGCCATACCTAACATCTTTTAAGCGAATATGCATCCTTGGCTCTTAATGCGTCTTCTATGAAGTGATATCCATTAACAATCATCTGGAATTTATATGAAAAAAAGAGATTTAAGTGGACATAAAAATCAGGCAATTAAAAATGAAATGTACAGGCTTGTATTAACGGGGAACCTGATAGAACGGTGTTGTTCCCTGTGCGTGACTGCAGAACATCAAATGATTTCACGTTATACGTGAACAGAGGAAAGTTTTCAGTCTCTGGAATGGCTTCGATGACCTTTGTGCATTTAGAAATCTTGATCATATAAGCATGATCTGTTATCTTGTATTTGCTGAAACAATAAAAGACTCAAATCTGTAGATCAAACCTTCCTTTAGTTGTTCTCTGTACATGTATATTTGATTAGATGTCACAGCCTTCCATTGTGTTGCCCTGAAACATCAGTTAAGCCCGAGTGCATATTTCATGCAGAGAACAAATAATTTTGTTAGCAAGTAACTATACAACAGATGGAAATCTAGCATTGGTTGGTTATGGTGCAGAAAATCAGTCAGTTGaaatataagtgcaataagcCAATATGCAGGCGCATTTGTAGTTAAAAAAACATATGTTTACTAATTGTCCTTTGATATTGGAGTGAGCATTCATAGATGATAAGATGAATTCCTCAACCTAGTTGTATGCATTGTATTTATAAGTGACAATAGCTAAATGAAGTGTCTGAATATTTAGAAGGTACCTCACTGTAATAATAATGAAGTCGAACTCAAACAAATTTTGCCAGGTCGCTGGATCCATGTACCCTGTAAAATATTATTTTTAGTATCGATTGACATGAACGGCGGTAGAAATCGTAGTTCCAATTTTCAAGAATGGAGAAACCAAATGTAAACTGATCCTTATAATGGATGCTGAGACCACAACAACCTAGGCCAACACCTAGGCGACCAAAAAGATACAAACAAAAAAAGGAATCAATAAGATGGAGGAAAAGGAATGACCTAGGCTGAAGGAAAAAGGGAATTATTAGGAGGGAAGGGAAATACGTCCCATGAGTTAAACAATGAAGaggcaaaacaacatccctcagcGACTCAGACAGTGCCCTGTCCAGCCTCGAATGTTGCAGTTGAAGTCCCCACCGGGCGTCACCGCTCGTCAAGATCTGGCTGCACAGCGGTACGGCATCGCGACGCATCAAGCCATGGCCATGGCGGCCAACTACCAGGCTATCGAAGCCCTCTAGCACCCAAGCGCAGGACCCTCGCGGCCATCCCTTCGCATTGATTTTGGGCCGCATCACGCCACCATCCgcgtcgggaaggagcggaaaggCCCAAAAATCTCCTCCACACCATCTGCCGCCTAGGTAGATGGCACAACAGccggagagggagaagaggtcGCCGGCCCCAGGGAAGAATGTGGGCGATGGCAATAGggaggaggagagacgaaggggatcGAGGGCACCGCTTTGACCATCCACCGCCTTGACCGATCCAACCAGAAAGTAATAAATATAACCAGAAATAATTGACGGTAGAAAGGAGGGAGAGAGGCCAACAGCCGGTTGCCGGTTTCCCCtcttaccaaaaaaaaaaagagaggaaaagCAACTAACTGAGCAAACGATGGAGAAAAAAAAGGAGAGAGCTACGTGTCAGGCAATGGCTGGATGGAAGAGTGGATAAATACCATATCTACAGTAGCTAAAACGTTGTGAGCGCGCTGATCTGATCAACTTTTATATAGGTTAATATGAGAGTTAATTGTTTGACCAAACAATAGCACTGAACAGACCCAAGTCACTAATATGCTATGAGACATATTCGTCATTGTTACTATCAATATCTTTAAGTGTTAACTTATATAAAAGTCCTTAGACCATGATAATATTGTAGCAACCTCATATTGGAGGGAGTGCTTTGATCTTATCATGTCTCACCGATTAAACCTAGGTGTAGGGGAGTTAAGATTAAGGTATGCCCGGAGGTTGGGAGTTTGATGATTCATGAATGAGATTTGTTCTTCCTAACGAAGGAGATATGATCTAGGCCCTCTAGGTATTGTAATGTCAAAGTAACATGTCTGCGCAGACACAATGTGATATTGATCAAATGACATCATCAATATACACCAAATGATAAGAGAgtaattgtaatatcccaggtaatggggttacaaaaatagaggaaacagatgtgtgcattgcattcatgcatagaaaatctggggaattttcgcgctttaaagtaaaacagatccacgatgtcgaagtttcacttgaccttggtggaattgaagtagctcatcaagtcaagcgctataaacctcaatgtgactttgctaaaaccttgttttgggcgagagatgatttgatctaagggttagatcaaatggaactaataatcaactcaacaacactttactcattgatcaattgcttgatcttataaaagattataatacggtaatccttgccataacatatgaacctacacttaat includes these proteins:
- the LOC124674029 gene encoding peroxisomal 2,4-dienoyl-CoA reductase [(3E)-enoyl-CoA-producing]-like, with the protein product MATDSPFRPDVVRGKAALVTGGGSGICYEIAAQLARHGASVAIMGRRREVLDKAVAALRAEGLRAVGFQGDVRKQEDAARVLASTVEHFGRLDILVNGAAGNFLASPEDLTPKGFRTVLDIDTVGTYTMSYEALKYLKKGGPGKGPSTGGLIINISATLHYTASWYQIHVSAAKAGVDSITRSLALEWGTDYDIRVNGIAPGPIGGTPGLRKLAPDEMAKGSRETMPLFKLGETRDIAMAALYLSSDAGKYVNGTTLVVDGGLWLSHPRHVPKEEVKNLSKVVEQKVRASGIGVPPSKL